From Synoicihabitans lomoniglobus, the proteins below share one genomic window:
- a CDS encoding class I SAM-dependent methyltransferase, whose translation MPSRADYKNTWNELAQTPEEAFLYVGGTRDEAELDATAVHAINVLRATVGINPTDDFVEIGCGVGRVGKALSGIVKTWTGCDASGAMVSHANRRLESYANAKAIEVSGHDLQPLADASFDVVYSTVVFMHLDEWDRYRYVQEAMRILRPGGRFFCDNISITTENGWAYFQQHCESFKPLERPTHIAKCSTPQELTIYLERAGFTGVQTRERDLWVDAWGIKPAAS comes from the coding sequence ATGCCGTCGCGCGCCGACTACAAAAACACTTGGAACGAACTCGCCCAGACTCCGGAGGAAGCCTTTCTCTACGTCGGGGGCACCCGCGATGAAGCCGAGCTCGATGCCACCGCGGTTCACGCGATCAATGTCCTGCGGGCCACGGTCGGTATCAACCCCACCGACGACTTCGTCGAAATCGGTTGCGGGGTCGGTCGGGTGGGCAAGGCCCTGTCGGGAATCGTGAAGACCTGGACGGGATGCGACGCGTCGGGGGCGATGGTGAGCCACGCCAACCGCCGTCTCGAATCCTACGCCAACGCCAAGGCCATCGAAGTGTCGGGCCATGATTTGCAACCGCTCGCGGATGCGTCGTTCGACGTGGTCTATTCGACCGTCGTGTTCATGCACCTGGATGAGTGGGACCGTTACCGTTACGTGCAGGAGGCGATGCGCATCCTGCGTCCCGGCGGTCGCTTCTTCTGCGACAACATCAGCATCACGACCGAAAACGGCTGGGCCTATTTTCAGCAGCATTGCGAATCGTTCAAACCATTGGAGCGGCCGACCCACATCGCCAAGTGCTCCACGCCGCAGGAGTTGACGATCTACTTGGAGCGCGCGGGATTTACCGGCGTGCAAACGCGGGAGCGCGATCTGTGGGTCGACGCCTGGGGTATCAAGCCGGCCGCGAGCTAA
- a CDS encoding glycosyltransferase family 2 protein, with protein MSSVTPNLPPPTLFSVIIPARDEEDSLPITVKAIHDTFTRESIPHEIVVVDDGSSDRTFEVLDELKITYPTLAHVRNPGPHGFGRAIVYGLNNSQGDAVVIMMADCSDDPEDAVTYWRLLEQGYECAFGSRFIKGGKVIDYPRVKLMVNRMANFFIRLMFNIKLNDTTNAFKAYRRTVIDGCRPFLSPHFNLTVEIPLKAIVRGFSWTVTPISWSNRRYGEAKLKIKEMGSRYFFICMYVWLEKSFSRGDYKRGDGRY; from the coding sequence TTGAGCTCCGTAACGCCCAACCTGCCACCGCCGACGCTTTTCTCGGTCATCATCCCCGCCCGCGACGAAGAGGACTCCCTCCCCATCACGGTCAAAGCGATTCACGATACCTTCACCCGGGAGTCCATCCCGCACGAAATCGTGGTAGTGGATGACGGCAGTTCAGATCGCACCTTCGAAGTGTTGGATGAGCTCAAAATCACGTATCCCACCCTCGCTCATGTGAGAAATCCGGGACCACATGGCTTCGGCCGGGCGATCGTCTACGGTCTGAATAACAGCCAAGGCGACGCGGTGGTCATCATGATGGCCGACTGTTCCGACGACCCGGAGGACGCCGTCACCTACTGGCGTCTACTCGAACAGGGTTACGAATGCGCCTTCGGCAGCCGCTTCATTAAAGGTGGCAAGGTCATCGACTACCCGCGCGTGAAGCTGATGGTCAACCGCATGGCTAACTTCTTCATCCGCTTGATGTTCAACATCAAACTCAACGATACGACCAATGCGTTCAAAGCCTACCGACGCACCGTGATCGACGGCTGTCGGCCTTTTCTTTCCCCCCATTTCAACCTCACCGTCGAGATCCCGCTCAAAGCCATCGTGCGTGGATTCAGCTGGACGGTCACGCCGATCAGTTGGAGCAATCGCCGTTACGGAGAGGCCAAGTTGAAAATCAAGGAAATGGGCAGCCGCTACTTTTTCATCTGCATGTATGTATGGCTGGAAAAATCGTTCAGCCGCGGCGACTACAAGCGCGGCGACGGTCGCTACTGA
- a CDS encoding glycosyltransferase family 4 protein, translated as MKIGLDVAQTSAERAGCAWYADALARAMVAQGRPRGHEFVLYHQFGDWINGEPGHGTSLTGTGIEMPMRTLLPVPARALWREIEAGNAPLPGAPDVVVASSFHAPNLPGAKLIYVVHDLVFWTHPQFATDATRLVCQRELGQAIGRAAAFLFVSESTRADFEALFPGWLDRSGIPHAIASGASRWPTVEAAATRAADAPWLMVGSVEPRKNHACVLDAYESYHASAESPRPLRIVGGRGWHSEKIHQRIAELAGRGLPIIYAGYVDDRALREAFRSSFALLQPSWHEGFGLPVLEAFSQGLPVIASDVASLPEVSAGAALHCPPDDPNAWTTAMLKLDGSSAEIDRLTQAGLKRASAYSWQKTAQTVLSLAESLTKSSPPVKR; from the coding sequence ATGAAGATCGGTCTCGATGTTGCCCAGACTTCCGCCGAACGCGCCGGGTGTGCGTGGTATGCCGATGCGCTCGCCCGTGCCATGGTGGCCCAAGGTCGCCCCCGCGGACACGAGTTCGTGCTGTATCACCAATTTGGTGACTGGATCAACGGTGAACCCGGCCACGGCACGTCGCTCACCGGCACCGGCATCGAAATGCCCATGCGCACACTGTTGCCCGTGCCAGCTCGCGCTTTGTGGCGGGAAATCGAAGCCGGTAACGCACCGCTGCCCGGTGCCCCCGATGTCGTCGTCGCCTCCAGTTTTCATGCGCCGAATCTACCCGGCGCCAAATTGATCTACGTGGTGCACGATTTGGTGTTCTGGACCCACCCGCAATTTGCCACCGATGCCACCCGCTTGGTCTGCCAACGCGAACTCGGACAGGCAATCGGTCGTGCGGCAGCGTTCCTGTTCGTGAGTGAGTCCACGCGCGCTGATTTCGAAGCGTTGTTTCCCGGTTGGTTGGACCGCAGTGGCATCCCCCACGCCATCGCTTCCGGCGCCAGTCGCTGGCCGACCGTCGAGGCCGCCGCAACGCGCGCCGCCGACGCTCCCTGGCTCATGGTGGGCTCGGTCGAACCGCGAAAAAACCACGCCTGCGTGCTCGACGCCTACGAAAGCTACCACGCCAGCGCGGAGTCTCCGCGCCCGCTGCGCATCGTGGGCGGTCGCGGTTGGCATTCGGAGAAGATCCATCAACGCATCGCGGAACTCGCCGGTCGCGGTCTTCCCATTATCTACGCCGGCTACGTGGACGATCGTGCATTGCGCGAAGCGTTTCGATCGAGTTTCGCGCTGTTACAACCCAGTTGGCACGAAGGGTTCGGCCTGCCGGTGTTGGAGGCGTTCAGTCAAGGCCTCCCGGTGATCGCAAGCGACGTCGCCAGCCTGCCGGAAGTCTCCGCCGGAGCGGCGCTACATTGTCCGCCGGATGATCCCAACGCCTGGACAACCGCCATGCTGAAACTCGATGGCTCCTCCGCAGAAATCGATCGTCTCACGCAAGCCGGCTTGAAGCGCGCAAGCGCCTATAGTTGGCAGAAAACCGCCCAAACCGTGCTTTCCCTCGCCGAGTCTCTCACCAAGTCTTCGCCTCCGGTTAAGCGGTGA
- a CDS encoding NAD-dependent epimerase/dehydratase family protein → MAKTLLVTGSSGLIGSEVCTYFSRELGFTVHGVDNNQRAVFFGPQGDTRWNQQRLAEGLPGFAHHEVDIRDRPGVLALLQEVKPDVIVHTAAQPSHDRAAAIPFDDFDTNAVGTLNLLEATRQACPESPFVHMSTNKVYGDAPNRIALQELETRWDYADAAYEHGIAETFSIDQSKHSLFGASKVAADVMVQEYGRYFNMPTCCLRGGCLTGPNHTGVELHGFLSYLVKCNLEGREYRVFGYKGKQVRDNIHSLDVARFMAAFVNAPRVGEVYNLGGGKANSCSILEAFKIAESFSGQAQKYTYVDENRIGDHICYYSDLRKMREHYPNWDISVSLEETIGQIVEAWRKRSLQ, encoded by the coding sequence ATGGCAAAGACTCTCCTCGTCACCGGCTCGTCCGGGCTCATCGGCTCCGAAGTTTGCACCTATTTTTCCCGCGAATTGGGATTCACGGTGCATGGAGTCGACAACAACCAACGCGCGGTATTTTTCGGCCCGCAAGGCGATACCCGCTGGAACCAGCAACGCTTGGCGGAGGGTTTACCGGGATTCGCCCACCATGAAGTCGACATCCGCGATCGCCCCGGCGTGCTCGCGCTACTGCAGGAAGTGAAACCCGACGTCATCGTGCACACGGCCGCGCAACCTTCGCACGACCGCGCCGCCGCAATTCCGTTTGACGATTTCGACACCAACGCGGTCGGCACGCTCAACCTGCTTGAGGCGACGCGCCAAGCCTGCCCGGAGTCGCCCTTCGTGCACATGAGCACCAACAAAGTCTACGGCGACGCGCCCAACCGCATCGCGTTGCAGGAGCTCGAAACTCGCTGGGACTACGCCGATGCCGCCTACGAACATGGCATCGCGGAGACGTTCTCGATCGATCAGTCCAAGCACTCCCTCTTCGGTGCCTCCAAAGTCGCCGCCGACGTGATGGTGCAGGAATACGGCCGCTACTTCAACATGCCCACCTGCTGCTTGCGCGGTGGTTGCCTCACCGGCCCGAATCACACCGGCGTCGAGTTGCACGGCTTTCTCTCCTATCTCGTGAAATGTAACCTCGAAGGCCGCGAGTATCGTGTCTTCGGCTACAAGGGCAAACAGGTGCGCGACAACATCCACTCCCTTGATGTGGCGCGGTTCATGGCCGCGTTTGTCAATGCCCCGCGCGTCGGCGAGGTCTACAATCTGGGCGGCGGCAAAGCCAACTCCTGCTCGATTCTCGAAGCCTTCAAAATCGCGGAGTCGTTCTCCGGTCAGGCTCAGAAATACACCTACGTGGACGAAAATCGCATCGGCGACCACATTTGCTACTATTCCGACCTCCGAAAGATGCGGGAACACTACCCGAATTGGGATATCTCAGTCTCACTAGAGGAAACGATCGGCCAGATTGTCGAAGCCTGGCGTAAGAGATCGCTGCAATAA
- a CDS encoding glycosyltransferase has translation MPPPFSVNILFANYGDCTSNSLNHIGAFANELTRRGHACVVGVPEKPETIDRLASPLFPVRLFDDLLGELPHFPNRQPADVVHAWTPRENVRAFAMAYLARHPDARLIIHLEDNEDHLAAAFARRPSTELAELSDAELRDLLPTNLSHPVRSRNLLRIAHGVTHITERLAEFVLTGVPHHLLLPGLEIAPAPTAAEITATKESLELKPGEKLIVYTGSTTFANLADVRTLTLAVRLLNESGQPTRLVRTGLAPAEYAETLNPLGGDFVTELGFLPKADLPRLLAAADVLVQPGAADDFNAYRLPSKVPEFMWAARPLIIPATNIATHLQDGKNALFLTASTPEAIAAKCREVFADDDLAARLAAGAQTFAHAHFDLGQNTAGLLKFYEAALKRPPVFGDAAPTDDETAVLVARQDAALGRRVHELARETSDLKAELAAAKVEAARHAASARYAAAKLQAEKHVTENVRAELSRRTDALLPELTKLRQEATDLRDLTTHNETQHRTTVRQLEDRINALTAKLERVTQSGSWLLTAPFRALRRTLLDPLVKPTASTPTSPTATAEPSTDTNVEVSIDPGLPHCLDEPADWAAVPAAGLMRGWVVASDQQEIVQMRIIAGDHVIAVDHGVPRPDVAGLHPGHPFAAHAGFTADYTLPVGWEGETVFEALTADGQWRRFAARHTRVMSDDPSNVRRDYRAWVQRYDTLKLADAINHRARIEAMSPTQRPVISVLMPVYNSPRPWLVRAIESVREQYYPNWELCIADDASTEPHVAEILRDYAKRDARIKVVSREENGHISAASNSALAIATGEFCALLDHDDELRPHALAEIVYALEAKPELEFIYSDEDKIDEAGHRTDPYFKPDWNPDLLLGQNYTCHLSTFRTERLRAIGGFREGLEGSQDWDLTLRATAGLEATKIHHIAKVLYHWRAIPGSTALVIDQKDDYPFKAAKRALADHLATVGVTAELIPVEGRHWRIKYPLPSPAPRVSVIIPTHNGYELLRTCLDSLRGITAYPAIEVIVVNHQSDDPTILKYFTALQAEGVRVIDYEGVFNFSALNNFAAQHARGAVLAFLNNDLEVIDSAWLTEMVAQACRPGVGAVGAMLYYPNDTVQHAGVILGIGGLNGSPSVAGHAFKDAQRGTDGQRNRLRLVQNYSAVTAACLVIRRAVFEEVGGFDADKLAVAFNDIDFCLRVRAAGYWNVWTPFAELYHHESASRGVEDSPDKLDRFAGEIAVMRQRWARTLDRDPAYNPNLTGLYEDFTLATPPRP, from the coding sequence ATGCCTCCTCCCTTTTCGGTGAATATCCTTTTCGCAAACTACGGCGACTGCACGTCCAACAGCCTCAATCACATCGGGGCGTTCGCCAACGAGCTTACCCGGCGCGGGCATGCCTGCGTGGTCGGCGTGCCGGAAAAGCCCGAGACCATTGATCGTCTCGCTTCGCCCTTGTTTCCCGTGCGGCTCTTTGACGACCTGCTGGGCGAACTCCCCCACTTCCCCAATCGCCAGCCCGCCGACGTGGTCCATGCGTGGACGCCCCGCGAAAACGTGCGCGCTTTCGCGATGGCCTACCTCGCGCGCCACCCCGACGCGCGCCTGATCATCCATCTCGAAGACAACGAGGACCACCTCGCCGCTGCCTTCGCCCGACGACCTTCCACCGAATTGGCCGAGCTCAGCGACGCAGAGTTGCGCGATTTGCTGCCGACCAATCTTTCGCACCCCGTGCGCTCGCGCAACCTGCTGCGCATCGCCCACGGCGTGACGCACATTACAGAGCGGCTCGCGGAGTTTGTGCTCACCGGCGTTCCGCACCATCTGCTTTTGCCGGGACTGGAGATCGCCCCCGCGCCGACGGCGGCGGAAATCACCGCGACCAAGGAATCGCTGGAGCTGAAGCCCGGCGAAAAACTCATCGTCTACACCGGCAGCACGACGTTCGCCAATTTGGCCGACGTGCGCACGCTCACGCTCGCGGTGCGATTGCTCAATGAATCCGGCCAGCCCACGCGTCTCGTGCGCACCGGTCTCGCTCCGGCCGAGTATGCGGAGACGCTCAATCCGCTCGGCGGTGATTTTGTGACCGAGTTGGGATTCCTCCCCAAAGCCGATCTCCCCCGCCTGCTCGCCGCCGCCGATGTGTTGGTCCAACCGGGCGCGGCCGACGATTTTAACGCCTACCGACTGCCCTCCAAGGTGCCCGAGTTCATGTGGGCGGCTCGGCCGTTGATCATCCCCGCCACGAATATCGCGACCCACCTCCAGGACGGTAAGAACGCGTTGTTCCTGACCGCGTCGACACCGGAAGCGATCGCCGCCAAATGCCGTGAAGTCTTCGCCGACGATGATCTCGCCGCGCGTTTGGCCGCCGGCGCCCAAACCTTCGCTCACGCGCATTTCGATTTGGGCCAGAACACGGCAGGACTGCTGAAGTTTTATGAAGCCGCGCTGAAACGACCGCCGGTGTTTGGCGATGCGGCGCCGACCGACGATGAAACAGCTGTGCTCGTCGCGCGTCAGGATGCTGCGCTGGGACGCCGCGTGCATGAACTCGCCCGGGAAACGTCCGACCTGAAGGCCGAACTCGCCGCCGCGAAAGTTGAAGCCGCCCGACACGCCGCCAGCGCCCGCTACGCCGCCGCAAAGTTGCAGGCCGAAAAACACGTCACCGAAAACGTGCGCGCCGAGCTCAGTCGACGCACCGACGCGTTGCTGCCTGAGCTCACCAAACTGCGTCAGGAAGCCACCGATCTCCGCGACCTCACAACCCACAACGAAACCCAGCACCGCACCACCGTCCGCCAGCTCGAAGACCGCATCAATGCGCTAACGGCCAAGTTGGAGCGCGTCACGCAGTCCGGTTCCTGGCTCCTCACCGCTCCCTTCCGCGCGCTCCGGCGAACCTTGCTCGATCCGTTGGTGAAGCCCACGGCCTCCACCCCGACTTCCCCGACCGCAACCGCCGAACCGTCAACCGATACCAACGTCGAGGTTTCGATCGATCCCGGTCTGCCGCACTGCCTCGACGAACCAGCCGACTGGGCGGCGGTCCCCGCTGCGGGCCTCATGCGCGGCTGGGTCGTCGCGTCCGATCAGCAGGAAATCGTGCAAATGCGCATCATCGCTGGCGACCACGTGATCGCCGTCGATCACGGCGTGCCGCGCCCCGATGTCGCGGGTCTGCATCCGGGACATCCGTTTGCGGCCCATGCGGGATTTACCGCCGACTACACGCTGCCCGTCGGCTGGGAAGGCGAAACCGTTTTCGAGGCCCTCACCGCCGACGGCCAATGGCGTCGTTTCGCCGCTCGCCACACCCGCGTGATGAGCGATGACCCGTCCAATGTGCGGCGCGATTACCGCGCCTGGGTGCAACGCTACGACACCCTCAAGCTCGCCGATGCGATCAATCATCGTGCGCGCATCGAGGCCATGTCGCCAACGCAACGGCCCGTGATCTCGGTGTTGATGCCGGTCTATAACTCTCCGCGTCCGTGGTTGGTGCGCGCCATCGAATCGGTGCGCGAACAATACTATCCCAACTGGGAGTTGTGCATCGCCGACGACGCCAGCACCGAACCTCATGTCGCCGAAATTCTCCGGGACTACGCCAAGCGCGACGCGCGCATCAAAGTCGTCAGCCGCGAGGAGAACGGTCACATTTCCGCCGCCAGTAACTCCGCTCTGGCCATCGCCACCGGTGAGTTTTGCGCGCTACTCGACCACGACGACGAACTGCGACCGCACGCCTTGGCCGAGATCGTCTACGCCCTCGAAGCCAAGCCGGAGCTAGAGTTCATCTACTCCGACGAAGACAAAATCGACGAAGCCGGTCATCGCACCGATCCGTATTTTAAACCCGATTGGAATCCCGATCTGCTGCTGGGACAAAACTACACCTGCCATCTGTCGACGTTCCGGACGGAGCGGCTGCGCGCGATCGGCGGATTCCGCGAGGGGCTCGAAGGCAGCCAGGACTGGGATCTCACGCTGCGCGCCACGGCCGGGCTCGAGGCGACGAAAATTCATCACATCGCCAAGGTGCTCTACCATTGGCGCGCAATCCCGGGTTCGACGGCCCTCGTGATCGACCAGAAGGACGACTACCCGTTCAAAGCCGCGAAGCGCGCGCTGGCCGATCATCTCGCCACCGTCGGTGTCACCGCAGAGTTGATACCGGTCGAAGGCCGCCACTGGCGGATCAAATACCCGCTGCCGTCGCCCGCCCCCCGGGTCAGCGTGATCATTCCGACGCACAATGGTTACGAATTGCTACGCACCTGCCTCGATTCGCTGCGCGGCATCACCGCTTACCCCGCGATCGAAGTGATCGTCGTGAATCATCAGTCCGACGATCCCACGATACTGAAATACTTCACCGCGCTCCAAGCCGAAGGCGTGCGCGTGATCGACTACGAAGGCGTCTTCAACTTTTCGGCCCTTAACAACTTTGCCGCGCAGCACGCGCGGGGCGCGGTTTTGGCATTCTTGAACAACGATCTCGAAGTGATCGACAGCGCATGGCTCACCGAAATGGTCGCGCAGGCTTGTCGCCCCGGGGTCGGTGCCGTCGGCGCGATGCTCTACTACCCGAACGACACCGTGCAACACGCCGGTGTGATTCTCGGGATCGGTGGGCTCAATGGTTCGCCATCCGTGGCCGGCCACGCCTTCAAGGACGCCCAACGCGGCACGGACGGTCAGCGCAACCGATTGCGTCTGGTGCAAAATTATTCGGCGGTCACGGCGGCCTGTCTCGTGATTCGGCGAGCCGTGTTCGAGGAAGTGGGTGGATTCGATGCCGACAAACTCGCGGTCGCGTTCAACGACATCGATTTTTGTCTGCGTGTGCGCGCGGCAGGTTACTGGAACGTGTGGACGCCATTCGCCGAGCTTTACCATCACGAATCGGCCAGCCGCGGCGTGGAGGATTCGCCCGATAAACTCGACCGTTTCGCCGGTGAAATCGCCGTGATGCGGCAACGTTGGGCGCGCACGCTCGATCGCGATCCCGCCTACAACCCGAACCTGACCGGACTCTACGAGGATTTCACGCTGGCCACGCCGCCGCGTCCCTGA
- a CDS encoding matrixin family metalloprotease, translated as MNAPSPSRSSLHLIKPWLIGAAALVSAASTQAWTALGPTWPSGTVVFHLNLDDDGAPLINTVLSDNSANWNSVIEASLVNWNAVLNRIELVSAARVEAPAYNNGVTEFYWGNEVFGEEIDENVLGVTLYIRDPLNSAAMKETDIVFHADAATWNSYRGSHRNGSADFKRVALHEIGHALGLGHPDQANPVQTVEAVMNSTASNTDRLRADDIAGGEALYGQALVRPAFSRAPLSVTANVGDLVKFDFEVDGKLVSADTADPSLGHSWYFPRLDVESWLFTFHDPELFIGAAQTYDAGTYTVFIGNADGQVEAAAELVVNPVETSAATKMANLSTRAFAGSGSRTLTVGFVIEGTAPKRVLVRAVGPTLGEDPFNLPGTQADPRLTLIQSEVGDVATNDNWETNTTATAAEIAAITQSAGGFALPSGSLDAAILVELDPGVYTAQVEGAAGDEGLVIVEAYDVDATDSDSRLVNLSTRGYVSTGNNIIIAGLVVEGPAPRTYLLRAVGDTLLDFNILDYMDDTVMTLYQGQTIIRYVDDWDDPSEHQPMLESAMQQLGAFPLTDRQESALKITLAPGAYTLQVSGFGDAEGVALIEIYEFPED; from the coding sequence ATGAACGCGCCCTCTCCGTCCCGTTCCTCCCTGCACCTTATCAAACCGTGGCTCATCGGAGCCGCCGCGCTGGTCAGTGCCGCATCCACCCAGGCTTGGACGGCCTTGGGGCCCACTTGGCCGAGTGGCACCGTGGTGTTTCACCTCAATCTGGACGACGACGGGGCGCCTCTGATCAATACCGTTTTATCCGACAACTCGGCCAATTGGAACTCGGTCATCGAGGCCTCACTGGTCAACTGGAACGCCGTTTTGAACCGCATTGAACTCGTCTCCGCTGCCCGCGTGGAGGCCCCGGCTTACAACAACGGCGTCACCGAGTTTTACTGGGGCAATGAGGTGTTTGGGGAGGAAATCGATGAAAACGTTCTAGGCGTCACGCTCTATATCCGCGATCCCCTCAACTCGGCGGCGATGAAAGAAACGGACATCGTGTTCCACGCCGATGCGGCGACATGGAACTCCTACCGAGGCAGTCATCGCAACGGTTCAGCCGACTTCAAGCGGGTCGCCTTGCACGAGATCGGGCATGCCCTCGGTCTGGGGCACCCCGATCAAGCGAATCCCGTGCAAACCGTGGAGGCCGTCATGAACTCGACGGCGTCCAATACCGACCGCCTACGTGCGGATGACATCGCGGGCGGGGAAGCGTTGTATGGGCAAGCCTTGGTCAGGCCCGCGTTTTCACGAGCTCCACTGAGCGTGACGGCCAATGTCGGAGACTTGGTGAAGTTCGATTTTGAAGTCGACGGAAAGTTGGTTTCGGCCGACACCGCCGACCCGAGTCTCGGGCATTCGTGGTATTTCCCCCGCCTCGATGTCGAGAGCTGGCTGTTCACCTTCCATGACCCGGAATTGTTTATTGGCGCGGCTCAAACCTATGACGCAGGCACTTACACCGTTTTCATCGGCAATGCGGATGGCCAGGTGGAGGCTGCGGCGGAACTCGTCGTGAATCCGGTGGAAACTTCTGCCGCAACCAAAATGGCCAACCTCTCCACCCGCGCCTTTGCCGGTTCGGGCTCACGCACGCTCACGGTCGGCTTCGTCATCGAAGGGACGGCGCCGAAACGCGTGCTGGTCCGGGCCGTGGGCCCGACGTTGGGCGAGGATCCGTTCAATTTGCCGGGCACCCAGGCCGATCCGCGCCTCACCTTGATTCAAAGCGAAGTGGGTGATGTCGCCACCAACGACAATTGGGAAACCAACACCACGGCGACGGCGGCCGAGATTGCCGCGATCACCCAAAGCGCCGGCGGCTTCGCCCTGCCCTCCGGTTCGCTCGACGCGGCCATTTTGGTGGAACTGGATCCCGGCGTCTACACCGCTCAAGTCGAGGGTGCGGCGGGCGACGAGGGCCTGGTCATCGTCGAGGCTTACGACGTCGATGCGACGGATAGCGACAGTCGGCTCGTCAATTTGTCGACTCGCGGCTATGTCAGCACCGGCAACAACATCATTATCGCCGGTCTGGTCGTGGAAGGTCCGGCCCCGCGCACTTACCTGCTGCGCGCCGTGGGTGACACGCTGTTGGATTTTAACATCCTGGACTACATGGACGATACCGTGATGACGCTCTATCAGGGCCAGACCATCATCCGTTACGTGGACGACTGGGATGACCCATCCGAACATCAGCCGATGCTGGAAAGCGCCATGCAACAACTCGGCGCGTTCCCTCTCACCGATCGGCAGGAATCCGCTCTCAAAATCACCCTCGCCCCCGGGGCCTACACCCTGCAGGTCTCTGGTTTTGGTGATGCCGAAGGCGTGGCGCTGATCGAGATCTACGAGTTTCCCGAAGATTGA
- a CDS encoding NAD-dependent epimerase/dehydratase family protein, translated as MKILITGICGFVGSTIARELHATDSSHTLIGLDNFIRPGSETNRAELKAMGVQLLHGDIRSPSDLEAVPSVDWVIDAAANPSVLAGVDGHTSSRQLIEHNLTGTVNMLEFCKAHRAGFTLLSTSRVYSIPPLADLAVQVHRGAFRPDPAAALPMGLTDQGVSEDFSTQAPVSLYGATKVASEALALEYGCTFGFPVFINRCGVMAGAGQFGRPDQGIFAFWLNSHLQQRPLKYIGFDGQGHQVRDCLHPRDLISLLTKQFSAGNVAVDDRIINVSGGAASAMSLRQLTAWCDQNFAPHPVTTQAEARPFDIPWMVLDSSKAARVWDWRPETPTLQILEEIATHARAHPDWLDQSAPF; from the coding sequence ATGAAGATACTTATCACCGGCATCTGCGGCTTCGTCGGCAGCACCATCGCACGCGAATTGCACGCGACGGATTCCAGCCACACGTTGATCGGACTGGATAATTTCATTCGTCCCGGCAGCGAGACCAACCGCGCCGAACTCAAGGCCATGGGCGTGCAACTGTTGCACGGTGACATTCGATCCCCCTCCGACCTCGAGGCGGTGCCGTCCGTGGACTGGGTGATCGATGCGGCGGCCAATCCCAGCGTGTTGGCCGGAGTCGACGGACACACGAGTTCGCGGCAGTTGATCGAGCACAACTTGACCGGCACGGTGAACATGCTCGAGTTCTGCAAAGCGCACCGGGCCGGGTTCACGCTGCTGAGCACCAGTCGGGTTTATTCCATTCCGCCCTTGGCGGATCTGGCGGTGCAGGTCCATCGCGGGGCTTTTCGTCCCGACCCTGCGGCCGCGCTTCCGATGGGATTAACCGACCAAGGCGTCAGCGAAGATTTCAGCACCCAAGCCCCCGTTTCTCTCTACGGCGCGACCAAAGTGGCGAGCGAAGCCCTGGCGCTCGAATACGGCTGCACGTTTGGTTTCCCCGTCTTCATCAACCGTTGTGGCGTGATGGCCGGAGCGGGGCAGTTTGGCCGTCCCGATCAAGGGATCTTCGCCTTCTGGCTCAACAGCCACCTGCAGCAGCGCCCCCTGAAGTATATCGGATTCGATGGTCAAGGCCACCAAGTGCGCGACTGCCTGCATCCTCGCGACCTGATTTCACTGCTCACCAAACAGTTCTCCGCCGGGAATGTGGCGGTCGACGACCGGATCATCAATGTCAGTGGAGGTGCAGCTTCCGCGATGTCACTCCGCCAACTGACCGCATGGTGTGATCAAAATTTTGCGCCCCATCCTGTCACCACCCAAGCAGAGGCCCGACCCTTCGACATTCCCTGGATGGTGCTCGATTCCTCGAAAGCCGCGCGGGTCTGGGATTGGCGGCCGGAAACGCCGACCCTCCAAATCCTCGAGGAGATCGCGACGCACGCCCGCGCTCATCCCGATTGGCTCGATCAATCCGCTCCCTTTTAA